One part of the Candidatus Eisenbacteria bacterium genome encodes these proteins:
- the rpsL gene encoding 30S ribosomal protein S12, whose amino-acid sequence MPTLNQLLRFGRTDVGRKSSAPALRGCPQKRGVCTRVYTSTPKKPNSALRKVARVRLTNGIEVTCYIPGEGHNLQEHSIVLIRGGRVKDLPGVRYHIIRGALDTSGVEGRTQSRSKYGTKKKKAAV is encoded by the coding sequence TTGCCGACCCTGAATCAGCTTTTGAGATTTGGAAGGACGGACGTAGGCAGGAAATCTTCTGCACCCGCTCTCAGGGGTTGTCCCCAGAAGCGGGGCGTGTGCACGCGAGTATATACTTCAACTCCCAAGAAGCCGAACTCCGCGCTGCGAAAAGTGGCAAGGGTAAGGTTGACCAACGGGATTGAAGTTACCTGTTACATCCCGGGCGAAGGGCACAACCTGCAAGAGCATTCGATTGTGCTCATCAGGGGTGGCAGGGTCAAGGATCTGCCGGGCGTTCGATATCACATTATCCGCGGAGCGCTTGATACGAGCGGTGTCGAGGGACGGACCCAGAGCAGGTCGAAGTACGGCACGAAGAAGAAGAAGGCAGCAGTCTAG
- the rplJ gene encoding 50S ribosomal protein L10, translated as MATPEKEQAVAQLVEKINTAKAIIVTDYSGMDVLSISELRKRCRAASVEYKVVKNTLTKIAIQQTQYGLLADKIEGPTALALSVTDEIAPARVLCEFRKDHELPKIKLGLVEGRIVNSADVGRLAFLPPKKVLLGHFAGTLRRPLSMFSFALTFKLRQLAVALEELKKKKTE; from the coding sequence ATGGCGACACCTGAAAAAGAACAGGCCGTAGCTCAACTCGTTGAGAAGATCAATACCGCGAAAGCCATCATAGTGACGGATTACAGCGGGATGGACGTTCTCTCCATCTCCGAACTGAGGAAGAGGTGCAGGGCAGCGTCGGTAGAGTACAAGGTCGTCAAGAATACACTGACCAAAATCGCGATCCAGCAGACCCAGTACGGTCTTCTGGCGGACAAAATCGAGGGGCCCACTGCCCTTGCTCTCAGCGTGACAGATGAGATTGCCCCCGCGAGAGTCCTCTGCGAATTTCGCAAGGATCATGAGCTTCCGAAGATAAAACTCGGCCTTGTTGAAGGAAGGATTGTGAATTCCGCGGACGTTGGAAGGCTGGCCTTTCTGCCGCCCAAGAAGGTTCTTCTCGGGCATTTCGCAGGCACTCTCAGAAGGCCGCTTTCAATGTTTTCGTTTGCCCTGACTTTCAAGCTCCGTCAGCTTGCGGTCGCTCTGGAAGAGCTGAAAAAGAAAAAGACGGAGTGA
- the rpmG gene encoding 50S ribosomal protein L33: MREQIILACTDCKQRNYTSMKDKRKHPDRIELKKYCPFCRVHTLHKETR, from the coding sequence GTGCGCGAGCAAATAATACTAGCTTGTACTGACTGCAAGCAACGCAATTACACGTCAATGAAGGACAAGAGAAAGCATCCGGATAGGATCGAACTGAAGAAGTACTGTCCTTTTTGTCGTGTTCACACCTTACACAAGGAAACAAGATAA
- the rpoC gene encoding DNA-directed RNA polymerase subunit beta', producing MTLTKTDDREARRRFSFNSIRLQLASPEVMRSWSHGEVTKPETINYRSFKPEKDGLFCEKIFGPVKDWECNCGKYKRIRYRGVVCDRCGVEVTLAKVRRERLGHIDLAVPVAHIWFFKSVPSRIGHLLDMGIKELERVLYYESYVVLDPGDTNLKKKELITEEQYNELVDEGKQFVARMGGEAIRGLLAEIDLNEYSAELRLQAKVETSAQRKKETLKRLRIVEAFRQSGNRPEWMILTAIPVLPPDLRPLVPLEGGRFATSDLNDLYRRVINRNNRLKKLVEIKAPEVILRNEKRMLQEAVDALFDNGRRSRAVRGQGNRPLKSLSDMLKGKQGRFRQNLLGKRVDYSGRSVIVVGPELKLHECGLPKTMALELFKPFIIRKLEDRGLVQTVKSAKRLVERERPEVWDILGEIIEGHPVLLNRAPTLHRLGIQAFQPVLVEGKAIKIHPLVCAAFNADFDGDQMAVHVPLSYEAQIETLLLMMAPHNILLPANGRPVATPSQDIVLGCHYLTKERSGAKGEGKLLSGPDEVRAAFEEGAISLHAKIKVRLNGETIETSAGRVFFNEIMPPGLGYSNILLDKKALENLVSTCYRKLGPTATAKFLDDLKELGFEQGTRAGITVSIDDILIPPAKPQIIAQAMKAIEELRKSYLKNAITDGERYNKVIDTWTHATTEVEKETYSNLKADRQGFNPIFMMAESGSRGSREQIRQLAGMRGLMAKPQKKITGGFGEIIESPVLRNFREGLTVLEYFISTHGARKGLADTALKTADAGYLTRRLVDVAQDVIVTQEDCGTILGLEVGTLKEGEEIIESLSDRVVGRVAAEDVVDPIAGEVLVEAGEEIVEEAARQMEDSGIERTWIRSVLTCEAKRGVCAKCYGRNLASGRMVDVGEAVGVIAAQSIGEPGTQLTLRTFHIGGTASRIVEQSIIKAKSDGAVRFKHVETVRGKPDGRLVVVGRKGEIEVIDKEKHVRHKFNPPYGAKLFVEDGAEVTKTDDLFEWDTYNTPVLAEKSGKVSFVDIVDKFTLRDEWDENTGQRHRVVTDDNEKIRQPRLEVLDSKDKRIASYLIPTGARLLVRNGQKVEAGEVLVKIPRDITKTRDITGGLPRVSELFEARKPKDQATVTEIDGKIEFGAVSRGMRKLTVRNENGEEREYLVPAGKHMHVRDGDLVKAGDRLTEGPTNPHDILKIKGIKEVQEHLVDDIQEVYRLQGVRIDDKHIEVIVRQMLQKVRIEDPGDTNFLEGEQVDKVQLREEQERVEAEGGNRATFQPLLLGITKASLSTQSWISAASFQETTRVLTEASIQGTRDYLRGLKENVIIGHLIPAGTGLSRYRSLKVEEEAPEAEEADKEVGEVQSA from the coding sequence ATGACTCTCACAAAGACGGACGATCGTGAGGCCAGAAGACGTTTTAGTTTCAACTCGATTCGGCTTCAGCTTGCTTCTCCTGAGGTTATGCGAAGCTGGTCACACGGGGAAGTGACCAAGCCCGAGACAATCAACTACAGGTCGTTCAAACCCGAGAAGGACGGACTCTTCTGCGAGAAGATATTCGGGCCGGTAAAGGACTGGGAGTGCAACTGCGGAAAATACAAGCGAATTCGTTACAGGGGAGTCGTCTGCGACAGATGCGGTGTTGAGGTGACGTTGGCAAAGGTGCGCCGTGAGAGACTCGGTCACATTGACCTCGCAGTGCCGGTGGCTCACATCTGGTTCTTCAAGAGCGTTCCCAGCAGGATAGGCCATCTCTTGGACATGGGCATCAAGGAGTTGGAAAGGGTTCTCTACTACGAGTCCTACGTTGTCCTTGACCCGGGCGATACCAACCTCAAGAAGAAAGAACTCATAACGGAAGAGCAGTACAACGAGCTTGTTGATGAAGGAAAGCAGTTCGTGGCCAGAATGGGTGGGGAAGCTATCAGGGGGCTCCTCGCCGAGATAGACCTCAACGAATATTCTGCCGAACTTCGCCTCCAGGCCAAGGTTGAGACGAGCGCGCAGAGAAAGAAAGAGACTTTGAAGCGGCTGAGGATCGTGGAGGCCTTCAGGCAGAGCGGCAACAGGCCCGAGTGGATGATACTCACGGCCATTCCTGTTCTGCCTCCAGATTTGAGACCTCTGGTCCCGCTCGAAGGAGGCCGTTTTGCCACGAGCGATCTCAACGACCTTTACCGAAGGGTCATAAACAGAAACAACAGGCTCAAGAAACTCGTAGAGATAAAGGCTCCCGAGGTGATTTTGCGCAACGAGAAGAGGATGCTTCAGGAAGCCGTAGACGCGCTATTCGACAACGGAAGAAGGTCCCGCGCCGTTCGGGGTCAGGGCAATCGTCCCCTCAAGTCTTTGAGCGACATGCTGAAGGGAAAGCAGGGCAGGTTCAGACAGAATCTGCTTGGCAAGAGGGTGGATTACTCGGGCCGTTCGGTGATCGTTGTGGGCCCGGAACTGAAGCTTCACGAATGCGGACTTCCCAAGACGATGGCCTTGGAGCTGTTCAAGCCTTTCATCATAAGGAAGCTGGAAGATAGAGGTCTTGTCCAGACGGTCAAGAGTGCGAAGAGACTCGTTGAGAGAGAAAGGCCTGAGGTTTGGGACATACTGGGGGAGATAATCGAGGGACATCCCGTTCTTCTCAACAGAGCGCCCACCCTTCATAGACTAGGAATCCAGGCTTTCCAGCCCGTGCTGGTTGAAGGGAAGGCCATCAAGATACACCCGCTGGTTTGCGCGGCGTTCAACGCCGACTTTGACGGCGACCAAATGGCCGTTCACGTTCCTCTCTCCTACGAAGCGCAGATCGAAACGCTTTTGCTCATGATGGCGCCTCACAACATCCTGCTACCGGCAAACGGCAGGCCGGTTGCCACGCCGAGCCAGGACATTGTGCTCGGGTGTCATTACCTGACCAAGGAGAGATCGGGCGCAAAGGGCGAGGGCAAGCTCCTTTCCGGTCCGGACGAAGTTAGAGCGGCCTTTGAGGAAGGAGCCATCTCGCTTCACGCCAAGATCAAGGTGAGGCTGAACGGCGAAACAATCGAAACTTCCGCCGGTCGCGTGTTCTTCAACGAAATCATGCCCCCGGGTCTTGGTTATTCCAACATTCTGCTCGACAAAAAGGCTCTGGAGAATCTGGTCTCCACCTGTTACCGGAAGCTGGGCCCGACCGCTACCGCGAAGTTCCTCGACGACTTGAAGGAACTCGGGTTCGAACAGGGTACGAGAGCCGGTATCACCGTCTCGATCGACGACATTCTCATACCGCCTGCGAAACCGCAGATTATTGCACAGGCAATGAAAGCGATAGAAGAGCTTCGCAAGTCCTATCTGAAGAATGCCATCACGGACGGCGAGCGCTACAACAAGGTGATCGACACCTGGACCCATGCCACGACTGAGGTAGAGAAGGAAACTTACAGCAACCTGAAGGCCGACAGACAGGGGTTCAATCCCATCTTCATGATGGCCGAGTCCGGTTCAAGGGGTAGCAGGGAACAGATAAGGCAGCTTGCGGGCATGAGAGGCCTCATGGCTAAGCCGCAGAAGAAAATCACCGGAGGCTTTGGCGAGATTATTGAATCACCGGTGTTGCGAAACTTCAGAGAGGGACTCACAGTGTTGGAGTACTTCATCTCCACGCACGGCGCGAGAAAGGGACTGGCCGACACGGCGCTCAAGACTGCGGACGCCGGCTATCTCACGAGGCGTCTCGTGGACGTGGCTCAGGACGTTATAGTGACGCAGGAAGACTGCGGAACCATTCTCGGCCTCGAGGTTGGCACTCTGAAGGAAGGCGAAGAGATAATAGAATCGCTCAGCGACAGAGTGGTGGGGAGGGTTGCGGCAGAAGACGTGGTCGATCCGATTGCCGGAGAGGTGCTTGTTGAGGCAGGCGAGGAGATCGTCGAGGAAGCGGCGCGGCAGATGGAGGATAGCGGAATAGAAAGAACGTGGATCAGATCCGTGCTCACCTGCGAAGCGAAGCGTGGCGTGTGCGCCAAATGCTATGGCCGAAACCTCGCGAGTGGCAGGATGGTGGACGTCGGCGAAGCCGTCGGTGTCATTGCCGCCCAGAGCATTGGTGAGCCCGGCACCCAGCTTACGCTCCGAACATTCCACATCGGAGGGACCGCCAGCAGGATCGTGGAGCAGTCCATCATAAAAGCCAAGTCAGACGGAGCCGTGAGGTTCAAGCACGTCGAGACGGTGCGCGGCAAACCGGACGGTCGTCTCGTGGTCGTGGGTCGTAAAGGCGAGATCGAGGTAATTGACAAGGAGAAGCACGTCCGTCACAAGTTCAATCCGCCTTACGGTGCCAAGCTCTTCGTTGAGGACGGTGCCGAGGTGACGAAAACCGACGACCTCTTCGAATGGGACACTTACAACACGCCCGTCCTGGCCGAAAAGAGCGGCAAGGTTTCGTTCGTCGACATCGTTGACAAGTTCACCTTGAGAGACGAGTGGGACGAAAACACCGGCCAGAGACATAGAGTCGTAACCGACGACAACGAAAAAATCAGGCAACCGAGGCTGGAGGTTCTTGATTCCAAAGACAAGAGAATCGCGTCGTACCTGATTCCAACCGGCGCAAGGCTCCTGGTGCGGAACGGTCAGAAGGTGGAGGCCGGAGAGGTGCTCGTGAAGATTCCTCGCGACATTACGAAGACGCGCGACATCACCGGCGGCCTCCCGAGAGTTTCCGAACTCTTCGAAGCCAGGAAACCCAAGGACCAGGCCACCGTGACGGAGATCGACGGCAAGATTGAGTTTGGCGCGGTGAGTCGTGGAATGAGAAAGCTCACGGTAAGGAACGAGAACGGCGAAGAGAGGGAATACCTTGTCCCTGCCGGAAAGCACATGCACGTGAGGGACGGCGACCTCGTGAAGGCCGGCGACCGGCTTACCGAAGGTCCGACCAATCCGCACGACATCTTGAAGATAAAGGGAATCAAAGAAGTGCAGGAGCACCTTGTGGACGACATTCAGGAAGTCTACAGACTCCAGGGTGTGCGTATCGACGACAAGCACATCGAAGTGATAGTGAGACAGATGCTCCAGAAAGTGCGCATCGAGGATCCCGGCGACACAAACTTCCTTGAAGGAGAACAGGTTGACAAGGTGCAGCTCAGGGAGGAACAGGAGCGCGTGGAGGCCGAAGGCGGCAACCGCGCCACATTCCAGCCCCTGCTTCTGGGCATAACAAAAGCCTCGCTCAGCACACAGAGTTGGATCTCGGCCGCCTCTTTCCAAGAGACGACGAGAGTCCTTACCGAAGCCTCGATCCAAGGGACCAGGGATTATCTGAGGGGCCTCAAGGAGAACGTCATTATCGGCCATCTGATACCTGCCGGTACGGGGTTGTCGAGGTACAGAAGTCTCAAGGTGGAGGAAGAGGCACCGGAAGCTGAAGAAGCGGACAAAGAAGTTGGTGAGGTTCAGTCTGCGTAG
- the rpoB gene encoding DNA-directed RNA polymerase subunit beta yields the protein MKADRYDDKKNFSKIDKQWSVPLPNLLDVQLQSFKAFLQTDKTPQERANEGLQEVFSSVFPIADTREMYSLEFVSYDIGEPKHSVEECQGRDLTFSAPLKATLRLRIREVVDGEKRDKEIVEQEVYLGELPLITDKGTFIINGAERVIVSQLHRSPGVFFDELIHPNGKKLFSARIIPYRGSWVEFSLDANDVMYVHIDRKRKLPVTVLLRALSFQSEKEILELFYPVAEEEVPRAGTKRSEELLGKIAAEDFADEETGEVLLEANEPITEAALADVRKAKLKRAKRKIIRYFEIPYAAEADVIRNTLKKDACKSEEDALARIYNLLRPGDPPRTDTAREILNRLFFNPRRYDLARVGRYKLNQKLDHAALLSDKFKAPPRTRSILCKEDFIAIIKYLLKMRESEESGEPMAPDDIDHLGNRRVRSVGELLGNQFNIGLARMARIIRERMALQDAENVTPYDLINARTISAVIQSFFGSSQLSQFMDQTNPLAELTHKRRLSALGPGGLTRDRAGFEVRDVHYTHYGRMCPIETPEGPNIGLISSLSSYARVNEFGFLETPYWKVTSGVIERSKIHYLSADEEDKYKIAQANTPVGSDGKLQGDQIQVRYKGEFPVVARSEVDYMDISPIQLVSPAAALIPFLEHDDANRALMGSNMQRQAVPLLKTETSLVLTGLEGKVAEDSGALIFAKRAGAIESVSADTIIVRPESDEGETIEFDEFGGLDVYRLTKFRRSNQDTCINQRPLVKEGEKVRAGRVIADGPATKDGELALGADVLVAFMPWGGYNFEDAILVSEKLVKEDRFTSIHIEEFELQVRDTKRGTEEITREIPNVSEEAVKDLDEDGIVRIGAHVRAGDILVGKVTPKGETDLTPEERLLRAIFGEKAGDVRDASLKAPPGMDGIVIDIKVFSRKEKDEVTKKQEKKESDRLKRMVRKEKDRIFEIRDAQLSKILAGKTIQQIRRESNGKIMFRGGKKFTGNVLSKIELTDIPWNSQITKDHETNGRFWQVMAAAEKALENIDKQLAKDLERLSRGDELAPGVVKLVKVYVSRRRKLSVGDKIAGRHGNKGVVAKILAEEDLPYLPDGTPVEMVLNPLGVPSRMNLGQILETHLGLAAKALGFRAVTPVFGGATVEEIKQLLGEAGLSEDGRTALYDGRTGQVFDQPVTVGHIYMMKLSHLVDDKIHARSIGPYSLVTQQPLGGKAQFGGQRFGEMEVWALEAFGAAYTLQELLTVKSDDVSGRSKIYEAIVKGENPPEPGVPESFNVLVKELQSLCLDVQFEEGDRE from the coding sequence TTGAAAGCTGATCGCTACGACGATAAGAAGAATTTCAGCAAGATCGACAAGCAGTGGAGTGTGCCGCTTCCCAACTTGCTGGACGTACAACTGCAATCGTTCAAGGCGTTCTTGCAGACTGACAAGACTCCCCAGGAAAGAGCCAATGAGGGCCTCCAGGAGGTCTTCAGCAGCGTGTTTCCGATAGCGGACACTCGAGAGATGTACTCGCTTGAGTTCGTCAGCTATGACATTGGGGAACCGAAACACAGCGTCGAAGAATGCCAGGGCCGGGACTTAACCTTTTCGGCCCCTCTCAAAGCTACCCTTCGGCTGCGCATCAGGGAGGTAGTTGACGGCGAGAAACGGGACAAAGAGATTGTCGAGCAAGAGGTCTACCTCGGCGAGCTGCCGCTCATCACTGACAAAGGCACCTTCATCATCAACGGCGCCGAGAGAGTTATCGTAAGTCAATTGCATCGTTCGCCCGGCGTTTTCTTTGACGAGCTCATACACCCAAACGGCAAGAAACTGTTTTCGGCCAGGATAATTCCTTATCGCGGTTCGTGGGTCGAGTTCAGTCTGGACGCTAACGATGTGATGTACGTTCATATCGATAGAAAGCGAAAGCTGCCCGTGACCGTCCTCCTGAGAGCCCTGAGTTTCCAGAGCGAGAAGGAAATATTGGAACTGTTCTATCCTGTTGCCGAAGAGGAAGTGCCCAGGGCGGGGACCAAGAGGTCAGAGGAGCTCTTGGGCAAGATTGCGGCTGAGGATTTCGCTGACGAGGAAACCGGCGAGGTTCTTCTCGAAGCAAACGAGCCGATTACCGAGGCCGCTCTGGCCGACGTGAGAAAAGCGAAGCTCAAGAGGGCGAAAAGAAAAATAATTAGGTACTTCGAGATACCCTACGCGGCTGAGGCCGACGTCATTCGGAATACTCTGAAGAAAGATGCCTGTAAGAGTGAAGAAGATGCTCTGGCGAGAATCTACAACTTGCTGCGGCCCGGTGATCCTCCGAGGACCGATACGGCGCGCGAGATATTGAACAGACTCTTTTTCAATCCCAGACGTTATGACCTCGCCAGAGTCGGAAGATACAAGCTGAATCAGAAGCTCGATCACGCCGCACTTCTTAGCGACAAGTTTAAGGCGCCGCCTCGCACTCGCAGCATCCTCTGCAAAGAGGACTTCATCGCGATCATAAAGTACCTGCTCAAGATGAGGGAAAGCGAGGAGAGCGGGGAGCCGATGGCCCCGGATGATATCGATCATCTGGGAAACAGAAGGGTTCGCTCCGTGGGAGAGCTCCTCGGCAACCAGTTCAACATCGGTCTGGCCCGCATGGCAAGAATAATCAGGGAGAGGATGGCACTGCAGGACGCGGAGAACGTCACGCCGTACGATCTCATAAACGCTCGGACAATCTCTGCCGTCATTCAGAGTTTCTTCGGAAGCAGCCAGCTCTCTCAGTTCATGGACCAGACCAATCCGCTCGCCGAATTGACGCACAAGAGAAGGCTGAGCGCTCTCGGTCCTGGTGGTCTAACGAGAGACAGAGCGGGTTTCGAGGTGAGGGACGTTCACTACACGCACTACGGCCGGATGTGTCCGATCGAGACGCCGGAAGGCCCGAACATAGGCCTCATCTCGTCGCTGAGCTCCTACGCGAGGGTCAACGAGTTTGGATTCCTCGAGACTCCCTACTGGAAGGTCACCTCTGGCGTCATCGAGCGAAGCAAGATCCACTATCTTTCTGCCGACGAAGAGGACAAGTACAAGATCGCACAGGCCAACACCCCCGTGGGGAGCGACGGCAAGCTTCAGGGCGACCAAATTCAGGTCAGATACAAGGGTGAGTTCCCGGTCGTCGCTCGCAGCGAAGTTGACTACATGGATATTTCTCCCATCCAGCTCGTCAGTCCTGCTGCGGCCCTGATCCCGTTCCTGGAGCACGACGACGCCAACAGAGCCCTCATGGGATCCAACATGCAGAGGCAAGCCGTGCCGTTGCTCAAGACGGAGACGTCACTCGTGCTGACCGGCCTGGAAGGGAAGGTGGCGGAGGATTCTGGCGCTCTCATTTTTGCGAAGCGCGCCGGAGCAATCGAAAGCGTGTCCGCCGACACCATCATAGTTAGACCCGAATCGGATGAAGGTGAGACCATAGAGTTCGACGAATTCGGTGGTCTCGACGTTTACAGACTTACCAAGTTCAGACGCTCAAACCAGGACACGTGCATAAATCAGAGACCGCTCGTGAAAGAAGGCGAGAAGGTCAGGGCCGGCCGGGTCATAGCCGACGGGCCTGCCACCAAAGATGGAGAACTTGCCCTGGGCGCAGACGTGCTCGTCGCTTTCATGCCCTGGGGCGGCTACAACTTTGAAGACGCCATTCTTGTGAGCGAGAAGCTCGTGAAGGAGGACCGCTTTACTTCGATACACATTGAGGAGTTCGAGCTTCAGGTCCGTGATACAAAGAGGGGAACGGAAGAGATTACTCGTGAGATTCCAAACGTCAGCGAGGAAGCCGTCAAGGATCTGGACGAAGACGGAATCGTAAGAATAGGCGCCCACGTTAGGGCGGGGGACATCCTCGTCGGCAAGGTGACTCCGAAGGGTGAGACGGACCTGACGCCGGAAGAGAGGCTTCTCAGGGCCATATTCGGCGAGAAGGCAGGCGACGTGCGCGACGCTTCCCTCAAGGCGCCTCCAGGCATGGACGGCATCGTGATCGACATAAAGGTCTTCTCCAGGAAAGAGAAGGACGAGGTCACGAAGAAGCAAGAAAAGAAAGAGTCTGATCGTCTGAAGAGAATGGTTCGGAAGGAAAAGGACAGAATCTTTGAAATCCGCGACGCCCAGCTTTCCAAGATTCTTGCGGGAAAAACGATCCAGCAGATTCGTAGGGAGAGTAACGGCAAGATAATGTTCCGAGGCGGGAAGAAGTTCACGGGCAACGTCCTTTCCAAGATCGAGCTCACAGACATTCCCTGGAATTCTCAGATTACCAAAGATCACGAGACGAACGGAAGATTCTGGCAGGTCATGGCTGCTGCCGAAAAGGCACTCGAGAACATCGACAAGCAATTGGCAAAGGACTTGGAGAGGTTGTCGAGGGGTGATGAGCTTGCACCCGGTGTCGTAAAGCTAGTGAAGGTTTACGTGTCCAGAAGGCGCAAGCTGTCCGTGGGCGACAAGATTGCCGGGCGGCATGGTAACAAGGGAGTTGTCGCAAAGATTCTTGCCGAGGAAGACTTGCCTTACCTTCCCGACGGGACTCCCGTAGAAATGGTGCTGAATCCTCTGGGTGTTCCTTCCAGAATGAACCTGGGTCAGATACTTGAAACACATCTTGGCCTGGCCGCCAAGGCCCTCGGTTTCAGAGCCGTGACCCCCGTTTTTGGAGGCGCAACGGTTGAAGAGATCAAGCAATTGCTTGGGGAGGCCGGTCTCTCCGAGGATGGGAGAACGGCTCTCTATGACGGAAGAACGGGCCAAGTGTTCGATCAACCTGTGACAGTCGGCCACATCTACATGATGAAACTCTCACATCTCGTCGACGACAAGATACACGCTCGCTCCATCGGTCCGTATTCCCTGGTTACCCAGCAGCCTTTGGGCGGCAAGGCCCAGTTCGGCGGCCAGAGATTCGGTGAGATGGAGGTGTGGGCTCTTGAAGCCTTCGGAGCCGCTTACACGCTTCAGGAGCTTCTAACGGTGAAGTCGGACGACGTCTCCGGAAGATCAAAGATTTACGAAGCAATTGTGAAGGGAGAAAACCCACCTGAGCCTGGCGTTCCTGAATCTTTCAACGTGCTTGTGAAGGAACTCCAGAGTCTCTGTTTGGACGTGCAATTCGAGGAAGGCGACAGAGAGTGA
- the rplA gene encoding 50S ribosomal protein L1 translates to MKLAKRYKAAAESFDRLTRYSLAEAVDIVKKNATAKFDETIEVAARLGVDPRHSEQQVRGTLVLPHGIGKSVKILVITKGEKEKEARDAGADLVGAEEYVAKIREGWLDVDKIVATPDMMSEVGKLGKILGPKGLMPNPKSGTVTFDVTKAIKELKAGKIEYRTDKVGNIHVPIGKASFDKEKLVENITVFVRELVRTRPASAKGQYFKNLSISSTMSPGVKLDVQALLAAMKQ, encoded by the coding sequence ATGAAGCTTGCGAAGAGGTACAAGGCTGCCGCCGAGTCCTTTGATAGATTGACGAGGTATTCTCTTGCCGAAGCCGTCGACATAGTGAAGAAGAACGCAACCGCGAAATTCGACGAGACGATCGAGGTTGCGGCGCGCCTGGGAGTGGACCCGCGTCATTCAGAACAGCAGGTGAGAGGAACGCTCGTGCTGCCTCACGGAATTGGAAAGAGCGTGAAGATCCTCGTCATTACGAAGGGCGAGAAAGAGAAGGAGGCCAGGGACGCCGGCGCAGATCTTGTGGGCGCGGAAGAATACGTGGCCAAGATCAGGGAAGGTTGGCTGGACGTTGACAAGATTGTTGCGACCCCGGACATGATGAGCGAGGTCGGCAAGCTCGGGAAGATCCTCGGGCCCAAAGGCCTCATGCCGAATCCGAAGAGTGGAACGGTGACCTTCGATGTTACCAAGGCCATCAAGGAACTCAAGGCGGGCAAGATAGAGTACAGGACCGACAAGGTCGGCAATATTCACGTCCCGATCGGCAAGGCCTCCTTTGATAAGGAAAAGCTCGTGGAGAACATCACGGTTTTTGTGAGGGAACTTGTGAGAACCAGGCCGGCCTCGGCGAAGGGACAGTATTTCAAGAACCTGTCCATAAGTTCAACGATGAGCCCCGGCGTCAAGCTCGACGTTCAGGCCCTACTGGCGGCAATGAAGCAGTAG
- the rplL gene encoding 50S ribosomal protein L7/L12: MSNVDKVMDLLEGMTILEVDDLVKKLEERFGITAAMPAAFAAGAAPGLAQAAQVPVEEEQTEFDVVLNAAGEKKIQVIKVVRAITGLGLKEAKDLVDGAPKPVKEKINKNEAQDIKTKLEEVGAVVEIK; this comes from the coding sequence ATGAGCAACGTTGACAAGGTGATGGATCTGCTTGAGGGAATGACAATTCTTGAGGTCGACGACCTCGTGAAGAAGCTTGAGGAGAGATTCGGCATCACGGCAGCAATGCCGGCGGCTTTTGCCGCGGGTGCTGCGCCAGGCTTGGCGCAGGCTGCGCAGGTGCCCGTTGAGGAAGAGCAGACGGAATTCGACGTAGTCCTCAACGCTGCGGGCGAGAAGAAGATTCAGGTTATCAAGGTGGTGCGCGCTATCACCGGTCTAGGTCTCAAGGAGGCCAAGGACCTGGTAGATGGTGCCCCGAAGCCCGTTAAGGAGAAGATCAACAAGAACGAGGCCCAGGACATCAAGACCAAGCTCGAAGAAGTGGGGGCTGTTGTTGAGATCAAGTAG
- the rplK gene encoding 50S ribosomal protein L11, with protein sequence MAKVVAATVKLQIPAGNATPAPPVGPALGQHGVNIVEFCKAFNARTQGQPGLIIPVVVTIFKDRSFSFITKTPPASILLKRAAGIAKASGEPNRVKVAQVTKEQVREIALLKMPDLNAASLEAAIRMVEGTARSMGIEVSG encoded by the coding sequence ATGGCCAAGGTTGTAGCCGCGACAGTAAAGCTTCAGATCCCAGCGGGTAATGCGACCCCCGCCCCGCCGGTTGGTCCCGCCTTGGGGCAACATGGCGTCAACATTGTGGAATTCTGTAAGGCCTTCAACGCGAGAACTCAGGGGCAGCCCGGATTGATTATCCCGGTCGTGGTCACGATTTTCAAAGACCGTTCCTTCAGTTTCATTACGAAAACTCCGCCCGCTTCAATTCTGTTGAAGCGGGCCGCCGGCATCGCGAAGGCTTCGGGCGAACCGAACAGGGTCAAGGTCGCGCAGGTGACGAAAGAGCAGGTCAGGGAAATCGCACTGCTCAAAATGCCGGACCTCAATGCTGCAAGCCTGGAAGCCGCAATAAGGATGGTAGAAGGCACTGCCCGAAGCATGGGAATAGAAGTCTCGGGTTGA
- the secE gene encoding preprotein translocase subunit SecE, with protein sequence MKQFIERLKVFVKEVRLEMSKVTWPTRGELQDSTIVVIVSVVVISAFIGVIDWILYSMVKLAF encoded by the coding sequence TTGAAACAGTTCATCGAAAGGCTGAAGGTTTTCGTCAAGGAAGTTCGTCTTGAGATGTCGAAGGTCACGTGGCCGACCAGGGGTGAGCTACAAGACTCCACGATCGTGGTAATCGTTTCGGTCGTAGTGATCTCAGCTTTCATAGGCGTGATTGACTGGATTCTCTACTCGATGGTCAAACTCGCCTTCTAG